A DNA window from Arachis duranensis cultivar V14167 chromosome 3, aradu.V14167.gnm2.J7QH, whole genome shotgun sequence contains the following coding sequences:
- the LOC107478000 gene encoding early nodulin-like protein 3 — translation MATSILRSNKVVHSLGLLCVLLLVHEGAAYDFIVGGQKGWSVPSDSNFNPFNSWAEKSRFQIGDSLVFNYQSGQDSVLQVKSEDYASCNTNSPYAKFSDGHTVFKLTQSGPYFFISGNKDNCLKNEKLTVIVMADRTNRTSSTASPTSSPPSPQPPSAPSPAPTGQEGQSSPPPAGTVETNPTPAPSSEGHHPPNAAASAFVNFAASLVAISMASSALMFSL, via the exons ATGGCTACCTCAATTTTAAGGTCTAATAAAGTAGTTCATTCATTAGGGTTGCTGTGTGTGCTACTCTTGGTGCATGAGGGTGCTGCCTATGATTTTATAGTTGGAGGCCAAAAGGGTTGGAGTGTTCCAAGTGATTCCAATTTCAATCCTTTCAATTCATGGGCAGAAAAGAGCCGTTTTCAAATTGGAGACTCTCTAG TGTTCAACTACCAATCTGGGCAAGACTCAGTGCTGCAGGTGAAGAGCGAAGACTATGCAAGCTGCAACACAAACTCACCATATGCAAAATTTTCAGACGGGCACACAGTGTTTAAGCTCACCCAATCAGGCCCATACTTCTTCATTAGCGGCAACAAAGATAACTGCCTCAAGAACGAGAAGCTAACCGTCATTGTCATGGCCGACAGAACCAACCGCACCTCCTCCACAGCAAGTCCCACTTCTTCGCCACCTTCGCCGCAGCCGCCATCAGCGCCTTCACCGGCCCCGACCGGCCAAGAAGGGCAGTCTTCTCCTCCACCTGCAGGAACTGTGGAAACAAATCCAACACCCGCACCGTCCAGTGAAGGACATCATCCTCCTAATGCTGCCGCCTCCGCCTTCGTCAACTTTGCTGCTTCGCTTGTAGCAATATCCATGGCTTCTTCAGCTCTCATGTTTTCTCTCTAG